In a single window of the Candidatus Krumholzibacteriia bacterium genome:
- a CDS encoding KpsF/GutQ family sugar-phosphate isomerase translates to MSDSQKILDAGREVISITGDAIASLSGRLGEDFVQAVQALHRCEGRVVLTGLGKSGHVGRKVASTLSSTGTPATFIHATEAAHGDLGFLRREDLCILISKSGENEELAYWLPFLKGKGCFTIALSGKMDSRLAREADLALDCSVEQEACPNNLAPSSSSTAALVMGDALAIALLQLRGFSSEDFLRLHPGGILGKRLSLRVRDLMHSGEDLPWVTPKTLLRDALLAIIEGGLGMVCLLEEEGGDIRGLLTDGDLKRALLQGDTAEPLEEAVEKYASPHPRCTSPDLLATEALTLMEEQRPGPVTGLVVLDEKGKTLGLIHIHDILRAGLG, encoded by the coding sequence ATGAGCGACTCGCAGAAGATTCTCGATGCCGGGCGAGAAGTGATCTCGATCACCGGCGATGCCATTGCCTCCCTGTCCGGGAGACTGGGCGAAGACTTCGTTCAGGCCGTGCAAGCCCTTCATCGCTGTGAAGGGCGTGTCGTGCTGACCGGTCTGGGCAAGTCGGGTCATGTCGGGCGCAAAGTGGCCAGCACTCTCAGTTCCACGGGAACTCCTGCCACCTTTATTCATGCCACCGAGGCAGCCCATGGCGATCTGGGTTTCCTTCGACGGGAAGACCTCTGCATCCTGATTTCAAAGAGCGGGGAGAACGAGGAGCTTGCTTACTGGCTTCCCTTCCTGAAGGGAAAAGGCTGTTTCACGATTGCCCTGAGCGGCAAGATGGATTCCCGTCTTGCCAGGGAAGCGGATCTTGCCCTGGACTGTTCGGTCGAGCAGGAAGCCTGCCCCAATAATCTGGCGCCCAGTTCGAGCAGTACGGCGGCCCTGGTCATGGGCGATGCTCTGGCCATTGCGCTATTGCAACTGCGGGGCTTCAGTTCCGAAGACTTCCTGCGACTTCACCCGGGGGGCATTCTGGGAAAACGGCTCAGCCTGAGAGTCCGGGATCTGATGCACAGTGGGGAGGACCTGCCCTGGGTTACTCCGAAGACCCTGCTTCGAGACGCCCTTCTTGCGATCATTGAGGGAGGGCTGGGCATGGTCTGCCTGCTGGAGGAAGAAGGCGGAGATATCCGGGGTCTTCTCACGGACGGCGACCTCAAGCGGGCTCTTTTGCAGGGTGATACAGCGGAACCACTGGAAGAGGCCGTTGAGAAATATGCAAGTCCCCATCCCCGTTGCACTTCCCCCGATCTTCTGGCCACGGAGGCCCTGACCCTCATGGAAGAACAGAGACCGGGACCCGTCACCGGCCTGGTGGTTCTGGATGAGAAGGGCAAGACTCTGGGACTCATCCATATTCATGATATTCTCCGCGCCGGACTGGGCTAG
- a CDS encoding HAD hydrolase family protein: protein MPSPELLSSLRRIRLFIFDVDGVLTDGSLSSPHLGGGRKFHVHDGFGFYLSRQAGLSLALCSGKDEQELRDRAEALKVDCIRLGRLDKGQAVREILEEMKVSPEEAIFVGDDLFDLPGMREVGLSAAPANARPELLDFVDWKLDCSGGRGAAREVIEAVLKAQDLWDGVCAPFLGEDS, encoded by the coding sequence ATGCCCTCCCCTGAACTCCTTTCCTCCCTTCGCAGAATCCGGCTCTTCATCTTTGATGTGGACGGGGTGTTGACCGATGGAAGCCTGAGCAGCCCTCACCTCGGCGGTGGTCGCAAATTCCATGTACACGATGGCTTCGGTTTTTATCTCTCGCGGCAGGCGGGACTGTCCCTGGCCCTTTGTAGCGGCAAGGATGAGCAGGAATTGAGAGACCGGGCAGAAGCTTTGAAGGTGGATTGCATCCGGCTCGGAAGACTGGACAAGGGACAGGCGGTTCGGGAGATTCTGGAGGAAATGAAGGTGTCTCCGGAGGAAGCCATCTTTGTGGGCGATGATCTCTTCGACCTTCCCGGGATGCGGGAAGTGGGTCTGTCGGCCGCTCCGGCCAATGCCCGCCCCGAGCTTCTGGACTTCGTGGACTGGAAGCTGGACTGCTCCGGCGGGAGGGGAGCCGCAAGGGAAGTGATCGAGGCGGTGCTGAAGGCTCAGGATCTGTGGGACGGAGTCTGTGCTCCCTTTCTTGGAGAGGACTCATGA
- the kdsA gene encoding 3-deoxy-8-phosphooctulonate synthase, with translation MSRFSIGSAEVGGRRPLLIAGPCVVEGRRMLEDSAAFLAELSRRLDWPLVFKASFLKDNRLSVDSFRGLDPQEALGMIGEVAQGAGLPSITDIHQVEDAARAAEVVDALQIPAFLCRQSSLLEAAGATGLPVNIKRGQFLSPSDLPFSAEKVRRAGSDRILLTERGSSFGYRDLMVDFRSFPTMRHSGHPVLFDLTHSQQQPGAAGGSTGGSREHVLPMARAALAMGVDGFFLEVHPDPENALSDSTTQLDFKQAEELLENLETLASAMEAGNALP, from the coding sequence ATGAGCCGCTTTTCCATCGGATCGGCGGAAGTGGGGGGGCGCAGGCCGCTTCTGATCGCCGGGCCCTGCGTGGTCGAGGGACGGCGCATGCTGGAGGACAGCGCTGCTTTTCTGGCAGAGTTGTCCCGTCGCCTGGACTGGCCTCTGGTCTTCAAGGCCAGTTTTCTCAAGGACAATCGACTCTCCGTGGACAGTTTCCGGGGCCTGGATCCCCAGGAAGCTCTGGGAATGATCGGAGAGGTGGCACAGGGTGCGGGGCTTCCCTCGATTACCGATATCCACCAGGTGGAGGATGCCGCCCGGGCGGCCGAAGTCGTGGATGCGCTTCAGATCCCCGCCTTTCTCTGTCGACAGAGTTCTCTTCTGGAGGCCGCAGGCGCGACCGGTTTGCCGGTTAATATCAAAAGGGGTCAGTTTCTTTCGCCCTCGGATCTTCCCTTTTCTGCGGAGAAGGTTCGTCGTGCCGGGAGCGACAGGATTCTGCTCACCGAGCGGGGCAGCAGTTTCGGCTACCGGGACCTGATGGTGGATTTCCGCAGCTTTCCCACCATGCGGCATAGCGGTCATCCGGTTCTCTTTGACCTGACTCACAGCCAGCAGCAGCCCGGCGCAGCGGGAGGTTCCACAGGCGGCAGCCGGGAACATGTTCTTCCCATGGCCCGGGCCGCGCTTGCCATGGGCGTGGACGGCTTCTTCCTGGAAGTTCATCCCGATCCTGAAAATGCGCTTAGTGACTCGACCACTCAACTGGATTTCAAGCAAGCCGAAGAGCTTCTCGAGAATCTGGAAACCCTCGCATCTGCCATGGAGGCGGGAAATGCCCTCCCCTGA
- a CDS encoding CTP synthase: MSKQGRTKYIFVMGGVVSSLGKGIAASSLGLLLKRQGLNVSLLKLDPYLNVDPGTMSPFQHGEVYVTDDGAETDLDLGHYERFLDQALGRDNNVTAGQIYDSILTKERRGDFLGRTVQVIPHVTNEIKGRILRVAEQDPELDVLITEIGGTVGDIEGLPFLEAIRQFPFEHGRENVLYAHLTLVPWIASAGEIKTKPTQHSVNKLREIGIQPDLLICRSERPLAQDVKDKIALFCSVRSEDVIEARDVESIYEVPLRLHAEGLDRQVMEKLGKESKEPDLASWKAMAQGILSAPRKLEIAVVGKYVNHHDSYKSIIEAFIHAGQSNQAQVSVRWVDSEALNEGNVEERLEGVDGILVPGGFGVRGVDGKIEAIRLAREKGIPFLGICLGLQSAVIEFARNAAGMPGADSTEFSPQSPSPVICLMEEQKGIAQMGGTMRLGSYPCEIAPGSLAEVCYGSGLIHERHRHRYEFNNLFREKLEKAGMKLSGLSPDGELVEIVEIPSHPFFISVQFHPELKSRPGRPHPLFRELVATSLRLSQKKAEVT, from the coding sequence GTGTCCAAGCAGGGTCGTACGAAGTACATCTTTGTCATGGGGGGCGTTGTCTCCTCTCTCGGCAAGGGGATTGCCGCTTCTTCTCTGGGTCTCTTGCTCAAACGGCAGGGGCTGAATGTGTCTCTCCTGAAGCTCGACCCGTATCTGAATGTGGATCCCGGAACCATGAGTCCTTTCCAGCATGGAGAGGTCTATGTCACGGATGATGGTGCCGAGACGGATCTGGATCTGGGACATTACGAGCGCTTTCTCGATCAGGCCCTGGGCCGGGACAACAATGTTACTGCGGGGCAGATCTACGATTCCATTCTGACCAAGGAGCGACGGGGAGATTTCCTCGGGCGCACGGTGCAGGTTATTCCGCATGTGACCAATGAGATCAAGGGCCGCATTCTGAGAGTGGCCGAACAGGATCCGGAACTCGATGTGCTGATCACAGAGATCGGCGGCACCGTGGGTGACATTGAAGGCCTTCCCTTTCTGGAAGCGATCCGACAGTTCCCCTTCGAGCATGGTCGCGAGAATGTGCTCTACGCCCACCTCACCCTCGTTCCCTGGATCGCGTCGGCAGGGGAAATCAAGACCAAGCCCACGCAGCACAGTGTCAACAAGCTTCGCGAAATCGGCATTCAACCGGATCTTCTGATTTGCAGAAGCGAGCGGCCCCTTGCCCAGGACGTAAAAGACAAGATCGCCCTGTTCTGCAGTGTGCGCTCCGAGGATGTCATCGAGGCACGGGATGTCGAGTCTATCTATGAGGTCCCCCTTCGCCTGCATGCCGAAGGCCTCGACCGTCAGGTCATGGAAAAGCTGGGCAAGGAGTCGAAGGAACCGGATCTTGCTTCCTGGAAGGCAATGGCGCAGGGAATCCTGTCGGCTCCCCGGAAGCTGGAGATTGCCGTGGTCGGCAAGTATGTCAATCACCACGACAGCTACAAGAGTATCATCGAAGCCTTCATTCACGCAGGACAGAGCAATCAGGCACAGGTGAGTGTCCGCTGGGTGGACAGTGAAGCTCTGAACGAAGGCAATGTGGAAGAGAGGCTCGAGGGCGTGGACGGGATTCTGGTTCCCGGGGGCTTCGGGGTTCGGGGCGTGGACGGCAAGATCGAGGCCATTCGCCTGGCGCGAGAGAAGGGCATCCCTTTCCTCGGGATCTGTCTGGGTCTCCAGTCCGCAGTGATCGAGTTTGCCCGAAATGCGGCCGGAATGCCCGGAGCTGACAGCACGGAGTTTTCTCCACAGAGCCCCTCTCCGGTGATCTGCCTGATGGAAGAACAGAAGGGCATTGCCCAGATGGGCGGCACCATGCGGCTGGGAAGTTATCCCTGCGAAATTGCGCCCGGTTCCCTGGCCGAGGTCTGCTACGGCTCCGGACTGATCCACGAGCGTCATCGTCACCGCTATGAGTTCAACAATCTCTTTCGGGAAAAGCTGGAGAAGGCGGGCATGAAACTGTCCGGTCTTTCTCCCGACGGGGAACTGGTGGAGATCGTCGAGATTCCCTCGCATCCCTTTTTCATCTCCGTCCAGTTCCATCCGGAACTGAAGAGCCGTCCGGGGCGCCCTCATCCTCTCTTCCGTGAACTGGTGGCGACCTCGCTTCGCCTCAGCCAGAAGAAGGCGGAAGTTACATGA
- the kdsB gene encoding 3-deoxy-manno-octulosonate cytidylyltransferase — MSLLVVIPARMASSRFPGKMLAPLSGRPMILHVCERASRIPDVDRLLVATDHKEILRVVEDAGFAAVMTSSEHRSGSDRVAEASRGWTGWILNLQGDEPLFDPRSLTPLLRAMEESPEAEIGTLACPLGEGESNNPDRVKVCFDEKGLALDFSRQFENRRGETLRHIGVYLYRPGALEKFISLPPTKRESSENLEQLRALESGMRILVATVENWSPGVDRPEDLKVIEKDLEAL; from the coding sequence ATGTCGCTTCTGGTCGTGATCCCGGCCCGAATGGCATCAAGCCGCTTTCCGGGCAAGATGCTTGCCCCGCTTTCCGGGCGTCCCATGATCCTCCATGTCTGTGAGAGGGCATCCCGGATTCCCGATGTGGATCGTCTTCTCGTGGCGACCGACCATAAGGAGATTCTGCGGGTGGTCGAGGATGCAGGTTTTGCGGCAGTCATGACATCCAGCGAACATCGCAGCGGAAGCGACCGGGTGGCGGAGGCTTCCCGGGGCTGGACCGGCTGGATTTTGAACCTGCAGGGCGATGAACCCCTCTTTGATCCCCGGTCTCTGACACCGCTTCTTCGTGCCATGGAAGAGTCCCCGGAGGCGGAGATCGGAACCCTGGCCTGTCCCCTCGGGGAAGGGGAAAGTAATAATCCCGACCGGGTCAAGGTCTGCTTCGATGAAAAGGGCTTGGCCCTTGATTTCTCCCGACAGTTCGAGAACAGGCGGGGGGAGACTCTTCGCCATATCGGGGTTTATCTCTATCGCCCCGGCGCGCTGGAAAAGTTCATCTCCCTGCCCCCGACGAAGAGGGAATCCTCCGAGAACCTCGAACAACTGAGGGCTCTGGAATCCGGGATGAGGATTCTGGTCGCGACGGTGGAGAACTGGTCTCCGGGAGTGGATCGCCCGGAAGATCTGAAAGTCATTGAAAAAGACCTGGAAGCACTCTAG
- the rpmA gene encoding 50S ribosomal protein L27, protein MAHKKGVGSSKNGRDSNAQYLGVKRFSGQGVSAGSVLVRQRGTKILPGENVGRGRDDTLFALVDGTVNFSRKGKDRRVCNVLP, encoded by the coding sequence ATGGCACATAAAAAAGGTGTAGGAAGCTCCAAAAACGGACGCGACAGCAATGCCCAGTATCTTGGAGTCAAGCGTTTCTCCGGGCAGGGCGTTTCTGCAGGAAGCGTTCTGGTTCGTCAGCGGGGAACGAAGATTCTCCCCGGCGAGAATGTCGGTCGCGGTCGTGACGATACTCTCTTTGCCCTGGTGGACGGGACCGTAAACTTCTCCCGCAAGGGCAAGGATCGCAGGGTCTGCAATGTGCTCCCCTAG
- the rplU gene encoding 50S ribosomal protein L21: MYAVVIVAGKQFKVKPDQLIRVPLLSAEVGETVVFEEVLSRGEGSDFEAGQPYLEGVSVSAEVMAHGKGSKLRVFKMKRRKNYRRTIGHRTLYTELKIKEIS, translated from the coding sequence GTGTACGCTGTGGTAATAGTTGCAGGCAAGCAGTTCAAGGTGAAGCCCGATCAGTTGATCCGGGTTCCCCTGCTGAGCGCCGAAGTCGGTGAAACGGTCGTTTTTGAAGAAGTTCTCTCCCGGGGAGAGGGCTCTGATTTCGAGGCGGGGCAGCCCTACCTTGAAGGCGTTAGCGTCAGTGCCGAAGTCATGGCTCATGGCAAGGGTTCGAAACTTCGGGTCTTCAAGATGAAGCGCCGGAAGAACTATCGCCGGACCATTGGGCACCGGACCTTATACACGGAATTGAAGATCAAGGAAATCAGCTAG